One genomic window of Haloferax mediterranei ATCC 33500 includes the following:
- a CDS encoding dihydrolipoamide acetyltransferase family protein, giving the protein MALKEFKLPDVGEGVAEGELVTWHVAPGDEVTEDQVLAEVETDKALVDVPSPFNGTVKELLAEEGEMVPVGNVIITIQVGGEEEAETAEPEAEAEPEAPAAEESGEAESGGRVFASPSVRRLARELDVDLASVDGSGPSGRVTEGDVRSAAEAAEAAEEAESSRPRNVEINGESATEKRDEGTAAVAESADRQQTLAAPATRALAEEKSVDLNAVPATEMRDGEAFVTPEAVSEYAQAQQQAQAADAEAVSAEAEAGTAATETAEAGPAAGERVPYKGVRKAIGNQMEQSKYTAPHVTHHDEVDVTELVELRSQLKPVAEEQETKLTYMPFVMKAVIAALKDFPYMNSQLDEENEEIVLRDEYNIGVAAATDAGLMVPVVHDADRKGMLQLADEMNEKVQKARDRKISPAEMRGGTFTITNIGGIGGEYATPIINYPEVAILALGAIKDKPRVVDGEVVPRKVLTLSLSFDHRIVDGAQGARFTNRVKELLEDPKLLVLE; this is encoded by the coding sequence ATGGCGCTCAAGGAATTCAAACTCCCCGACGTCGGTGAAGGCGTCGCAGAAGGCGAACTCGTAACGTGGCACGTCGCACCGGGCGACGAAGTAACTGAGGACCAGGTACTCGCAGAGGTCGAGACCGACAAGGCACTCGTCGACGTTCCCTCGCCGTTCAACGGGACGGTCAAAGAACTACTCGCAGAAGAGGGCGAAATGGTCCCCGTCGGCAACGTCATCATCACTATTCAGGTCGGTGGCGAAGAAGAGGCCGAAACAGCCGAACCCGAGGCTGAGGCAGAACCCGAAGCACCGGCCGCGGAGGAAAGCGGCGAAGCCGAATCCGGCGGGCGCGTGTTCGCCTCGCCGAGCGTCCGACGCCTCGCCCGGGAACTCGACGTCGACCTCGCGTCCGTCGACGGCAGCGGTCCGAGCGGTCGCGTGACCGAAGGCGACGTTCGTTCGGCCGCCGAGGCGGCCGAGGCTGCCGAGGAAGCGGAGAGTAGCCGTCCGCGCAACGTCGAGATAAACGGAGAGTCCGCGACCGAAAAGCGCGACGAGGGCACTGCGGCAGTAGCAGAGAGCGCTGACCGCCAGCAGACCCTCGCCGCGCCCGCAACCCGTGCACTGGCCGAAGAGAAGAGCGTCGACCTCAACGCCGTTCCCGCGACCGAAATGCGCGACGGCGAGGCGTTCGTCACGCCCGAGGCTGTCAGCGAGTACGCACAGGCCCAGCAACAGGCGCAGGCCGCGGACGCCGAAGCCGTCTCTGCGGAAGCCGAGGCAGGTACTGCGGCGACCGAGACCGCCGAAGCCGGTCCCGCCGCTGGCGAGCGCGTCCCCTACAAGGGCGTCCGCAAAGCTATCGGCAACCAGATGGAGCAGTCGAAGTACACTGCGCCGCACGTCACGCACCACGACGAAGTGGACGTGACCGAACTCGTCGAACTTCGCTCGCAGCTCAAGCCCGTCGCCGAGGAACAGGAGACGAAGCTCACCTACATGCCGTTCGTGATGAAGGCGGTCATCGCGGCGCTGAAGGACTTCCCGTACATGAACTCCCAACTCGACGAGGAGAACGAGGAAATCGTCCTCCGCGACGAGTACAACATCGGTGTCGCCGCCGCGACGGACGCCGGTCTCATGGTCCCGGTCGTCCACGACGCCGACCGCAAGGGCATGCTCCAACTCGCAGACGAGATGAACGAGAAGGTCCAGAAGGCCCGCGACCGCAAGATTTCGCCCGCAGAGATGCGCGGTGGTACCTTCACCATCACCAACATCGGCGGCATCGGCGGCGAGTACGCGACGCCCATCATCAACTACCCAGAAGTGGCGATTCTCGCGCTCGGAGCCATCAAAGACAAGCCACGTGTGGTTGACGGTGAAGTCGTGCCACGAAAGGTTCTCACACTCTCGCTTTCGTTCGACCACCGCATCGTCGACGGCGCACAGGGTGCTCGCTTCACGAACCGTGTGAAGGAACTACTCGAAGACCCCAAGCTGTTGGTGCTCGAATAA
- a CDS encoding alpha-ketoacid dehydrogenase subunit beta: MSAQNLTIVQAVRDGLYTEMNLDDEVLVMGEDVGKNGGVFRATEGLWDEFGDDRVIDTPLAESGIVGTAVGMAAMGLKPVPEIQFSGFMYPGYDQIISHMSRYRTRTRGRYTLPMVLRAPYGGGIRAPESHSESKEMFYAHEAGLKVVIPSTPYDTKGLLISAIRDPDPVIFMEPKLIYRAFRGEVPEEDYTVPIGEAAVRREGTDVSVFTYGAMTRPTLEAVENLEEEGIDAEVVDIRTISPMDRETVVESFKKTGRAVVVHEAPKNGGLGAEITATIQEEALLYQEAPVKRVAGYDVPYPLYALEDYYLPSVARVEEGIREAVNF, translated from the coding sequence GTGAGGACGTCGGCAAAAACGGCGGCGTCTTCCGCGCAACCGAGGGTCTCTGGGACGAGTTCGGTGACGACCGCGTCATCGACACGCCCCTCGCAGAGTCCGGTATCGTCGGCACGGCCGTCGGCATGGCCGCGATGGGCCTGAAGCCGGTTCCCGAGATTCAGTTCTCCGGCTTCATGTACCCCGGATACGACCAGATTATCAGTCACATGTCGCGGTACCGGACCCGAACCCGCGGGCGCTACACGCTCCCGATGGTGCTTCGCGCACCCTACGGTGGCGGCATCCGCGCGCCGGAGTCGCACTCCGAATCCAAGGAGATGTTCTACGCGCACGAGGCCGGACTGAAGGTCGTCATTCCCTCGACGCCCTACGACACGAAGGGGCTGCTTATCTCCGCGATTCGCGACCCCGACCCGGTCATCTTCATGGAACCCAAACTCATCTACCGCGCATTCCGCGGTGAGGTTCCCGAAGAAGACTACACCGTGCCAATCGGTGAGGCCGCCGTCCGACGCGAAGGGACGGACGTGTCGGTGTTCACCTACGGCGCGATGACGCGACCGACGCTCGAAGCGGTCGAGAACCTCGAAGAGGAGGGCATCGACGCCGAAGTCGTCGACATTCGCACCATCTCGCCGATGGACCGCGAGACCGTCGTCGAGTCGTTCAAGAAGACCGGTCGCGCGGTTGTCGTCCACGAGGCTCCGAAGAACGGCGGTCTCGGTGCCGAGATTACGGCGACGATTCAGGAAGAGGCGCTTCTCTACCAGGAAGCGCCCGTAAAGCGCGTCGCGGGCTACGACGTGCCGTACCCACTGTACGCACTGGAGGACTACTACCTCCCCTCGGTCGCCCGCGTCGAAGAAGGTATTCGTGAGGCGGTGAACTTCTGA